In one Portunus trituberculatus isolate SZX2019 chromosome 31, ASM1759143v1, whole genome shotgun sequence genomic region, the following are encoded:
- the LOC123511515 gene encoding LOW QUALITY PROTEIN: treslin-like (The sequence of the model RefSeq protein was modified relative to this genomic sequence to represent the inferred CDS: deleted 2 bases in 1 codon; substituted 1 base at 1 genomic stop codon), producing the protein MYSTVQAVFVLDLSNFVNLCSSESEIEHHIAKIKLVSLKLLLNFGAKTERALEGVRWSWKFYDSRTFRPDTSRRQFLDFGKKAFGEFEAELTDKYCKVFDNQQEECEQSGCRQPHSFVLKKALQEVLLDYNWDGPDISSPVKTNRRKNGNVGPVVPPASGGTYNAVVVVANVPRDSEASCEGSPEDFLANVLDAAMVKAFQEDKKISLSLLDLWEDASCPLPSKLNTELAKLGGSLHSITNFIQTQPKQVAKTQALSASIPECGQNGIAVSSQQVQLPWRSARNSRPRKPQPGPTLVWEDTAGISHLSIQLQVLAVYGSCSRAWGTAAVVGVVQTNQVALLALAQETASLYMCVAASETFGAIVTVLATHQLSLMLRLSGGSLALLSPWGEGAGCLALVSTSGLAALAPDMPDCPPSTLQFVSAAVRKCLKNAAPHTEQESTSSKRWFSASMVQSWFRPISYPALPTLRARNKLAPHRRAMLERLQKRYRPQIPQPLATGETGPLDLVDITQPPGESQSSQATLAKPTMTRAQQLLKKSHIVTAQQRVKEQLAEEEERVQATERRAAQACERALKSQALETQVLNTVSDPQDERELVQSLMDLRETAGMEADIFTTAQTIINLALVHVKNTVTATPAATTMQEGLDRVLGYGVLQSAAEILHRPQQETHIHQYKLQTLLHLELLWVLGYSACSKQSEGQEEKEEEEEVNRRKEHHVEEVIKLLRAISLHHDPSIMAKFLQETVLENYLETLGEVLLEVYEELNQPLPPPLRDIAGDLQSIQSNWLPPSVKSQGSSTQYSESPTGSGENPGSSRSREGRRQRLRPHPSLQEANKRSIVVPKVTRAISRTLSEQVRSSGGQPISSGASGAAADYSGAPVKNVCRNLFELGETSQSFAKTHLQKSNTQPGQNTPKKTSVLVSKMRQPPHITPVKKSTFRSTTPCFKAGNRLIIPETPENKIGSTIFNHNRCHKSTGTTCIGESPDIKMSCRELSKTTPRRLRASLTAARRNSFYSGASGARSRNWERARTRLLADHIKGHADRRLSDSASQLSVNAGFLFSNILSASPFPSPSGQMKNAQQTSKQTITPDKSVLGSNLNIGAGNDSEKKDDNSVTTKVTVGSPPGGVCARVELQNKNGVATSMDLGHTPVKRVRRVLMLTTPSKACLGTSTSPEREYNTPGSTGTDFSGFSTPIKKSLPLIDRERGFEVTETPATAMVTELHDTEYAEVLHTPQNKKVQFTLKLSPNAPQTPKRIGTPKGILKTPNKTPLKSSYHSPVINSKCAGSWRREDTAATPHKRGPQEDVVHTSNPVVKVGNLVSHSEHELELLSPSKTVRQPLDSMQQSPPLSEYSKMSLRLRNNPQKPSMSPKKSKIVLXNYANPGTFFSGDRKLAKRLETVGTDYIAECDAPARVAEVDVSLLPDMSIEDINLVNSLIFGTVEVSECEIPVLEVSEDSYLLEHLTSLDDSEICDSDDGGNDAPLSSPKLPDLEATVALHSTTDTLDFGCMSPVLLPTQREWYYHRADSGGGIAQITSEVRDSETNSAFCNVSSPKEVLSCQDVQDVANYPDSAHDLSEVNGPVHNVTQYSGSSHDAVADTDSSCVSEDTNISVDVVVDIDSSQGMAENCSSLQYAEEEAGSLQHEEEETTSSQGVDDTGSSQSMDEGSASTQSMDEDSVSTHGVNKGSVSTQGMDEDTSLSQSVDEDIGSIQSEDVTGSSKCVDEKSEPESIPVNWKSSQDVDEDTGSTQSEYVTFSSQCVEEESGSSESMAKNRKFSHGLDEDTGSTQSEDKGSGSSQGTEEDTDSSQAMDEDALCSQSMGSSSSQGTDEGTDSSQNVDKDTGPIHTTAEVAQDAGFCDVPEDKDSSKNLEYLGDSSHIVAECKASFHSVAESVGSNGDAAHTDFSYDRAKNRNIISALNTIEGTDDVFSMAEDRYSVVDEAEANCVCANSEDAKSMSFVKQSDDLSLTFDARDDGSSSAEEEDYPTYSKSDLKTVSCNLDEQLSEPLVKEKVIRRTPRVKYNEESLYTSSKMVRPTHERAVKKCQKGKRSVSTNSEEEPNQTVNQENVSRRRVLRKRIRRQAAVQARRKLADSIQEISSDDGESHGWGQQNLKKRIFDISTPEKMNVGETTLPLKNVENLPYSSNKSGYVDTVAKDTESIPATNVQNAEERSDILEGYVEQDHNFTAVNDFTPKLCQHSDSPSLQSTSLPSASSARANRRQPGKQRKKSKGVKLTLTRSGDQYQVTKTQISQGSSDPNSSGDLDLNLSCSDLNDNLDSSKSSAPGSSGKISKKRESFTLLTPHRFTRHMSRDISLSPDVYQQLITLSPQRLGKKAQIDSNVSKGKDCNNSVDQPMYASTPRDSEKSEEWIVHNRSDSPSTKTFVRRLKRKHQIIASPRVKLPRMQQTDSIGQQEKQEAESTEDKSPLFLRKRRTNYSNPSIQSLLHLSSDKILLDQSPNLRKDSPNKKQENCISEESLASPPSNNVKLRSSRRLLYSSVQ; encoded by the exons ACCTGAAGACTTTTTGGCCAACGTGCTTGACGCCGCGATGGTCAAAGCCTTCcaggaggataagaaaatatCACTTAGCCTTTTAGACCTGTGGGAGGATGCCAGTTGCCCGCTGCCCTCCAAACTCAACACAGAACTTGCTAAGCTGGGTGGCAGCCTGCATAGCATAACAAATTTTATCCAGACACAGCCCAAGCAAGTGGCCAAGACACAGGCCTTGTCGGCTAGCATTCCAGAGTGTGGTCAGAATGGGATTGCAGTGTCCAGCCAACAAGTGCAGCTGCCATGGCGGAGTGCCCGGAACAGCAGACCCAGAAAACCTCAGCCCGGCCCAACCCTGGTGTGGGAAGATACTGCTGGAATATCACACCTGAGCATCCAGCTTCAGGTGCTGGCTGTGTATGGCAG CTGTTCACGAGCATGGGGTACTGCGGCAGTGGTGGGAGTTGTACAGACTAACCAGGTGGCTCTGTTGGCACTAGCCCAGGAGACAGCCAGCTTGTACATGTGTGTGGCTGCTAGTGAGacctttggtgccattgtaacaGTCCTTGCCACACACCAGCTTTCTCTG ATGCTACGGCTTAGTGGTGGCAGCCTGGCATTGCTTAGTCCTTGGGGAGAGGGGGCAGGGTGTCTGGCTCTTGTGTCTACATCAGGCTTGGCAGCCCTGGCACCTGATATGCCTGACTGCCCTCCCAGCACTCTTCAGTTTGTGTCAGCAGCTGTAAGAAAATGTCTTAAG AATGCTGCTCCACACACTGAGCAAGAATCAACCTCCAGTAAGCGGTGGTTCTCAGCCAGCATGGTCCAGAGCTGGTTCAGACCAATTTCCTATCCAGCTCTCCCTACCCTGCGTGCCAGGAACAA ATTGGCACCACATCGGAGAGCAATGTTGGAGAGGCTTCAGAAGAGATATCGACCTCAGATACCCCAGCCACTGGCCACAGGGGAGACAGGCCCACTTGACCTTGTGGACATCACTCAGCCCCCAGGAGAGTCTCAATCATCCCAAGCTACTTTAGCTAAACCCACCATGACTCGGGCTCAGCAACTACTCAAGAAGAGCCATATAGTCACTGCACAACAGAGAGTGAAG GAGCAActtgcagaggaagaggagcgagTCCAGGCAACAGAGAGGAGAGCAGCCCAGGCCTGTGAACGTGCCCTCAAGAGTCAGGCGCTGGAGACACAGGTCCTAAACACTGTTTCTGATCCACAG GATGAAAGAGAGCTGGTCCAGTCTCTGATGGATCTACGGGAGACAGCCGGGATGGAGGCAGACATCTTCACCACTGCCCAGACCATTATCAACCTGGCACTGGTTCATGTCAAGAACACTGTCACTGCCACTCCTGCTGCAACAACTATGCAG GAAGGGTTGGACAGAGTATTGGGGTATGGTGTGCTGCAGTCAGCTGCCGAGATTCTCCATCGTCCACAGCAAGAGACACACATTCATCAGTACAAATTGCAGACTCTGCTACATCTGGAACTATTGTGGGTGCTAG GATACTCAGCATGCAGCAAGCAAAGTGAAgggcaagaagagaaggaagaagaagaggaagtaaatagaaggaaggagcaTCACGTGGAAGAAGTGATTAAGCTGCTGAGAGCCATATCCCTCCATCATGATCCTTCCATCATGGCAAAATTTCTTCAGGAAACTGTTTTGGAAAA CTACCTGGAGACACTGGGGGAGGTGCTACTTGAAGTGTATGAGGAACTCAACCAGCCACTGCCTCCTCCATTGCGAGATATAGCAGGTGACCTGCAGTCCATTCAAAGCAACTGGCTTCCTCCATCTGTCAAATCACAG GGAAGCTCGACCCAATATAGTGAGAGCCCAACTGGCTCAGGGGAAAACCCTGGCTCTAGCCGCTCCAGGGAGGGCAGGCGACAACGCCTTCGGCCACACCCGTCTCTGCAGGAGGCCAACAAGCGCAGCATTGTGGTGCCTAAGGTTACAAGAGCCATTAGCCGCACTCTTAGTGAGCAGGTCAGATCCTCAGGTGGACAGCCTATCTCCTCTGGTGCTTCTGGAGCTGCTGCAG aCTATAGTGGTGCTCCAGTAAAGAATGTGTGCAGGAATCTCTTTGAGCTTGGAGAGACTTCTCAGTCCTTTGCTAAGACCCACCTCCAGAAAAGTAACACCCAGCCCGGACAGAACACTCCTAAGAAGACCTCAGTGTTGGTTTCAAAGATGCGGCAGCCTCCTCACATCACCCCTGTTAAGAAGTCCACCTTTAGATCTACCACTCCTTGTTTTAAAGCAG GAAACAGGTTGATTATCCCAGAGACACCAGAGAACAAGATTGGTTCTACAATTTTCAACCACAACCGTTGCCATAAGAGCACAGGCACCACCTGCATTGGAGAAAGCCCGGACATTAAGA TGTCTTGCCGTGAGCTGAGTAAGACCACCCCTCGCAGGCTGCGGGCCAGTCTCACTGCTGCTCGTAGAAACTCTTTCTACTCTGGCGCTTCAGGTGCTCGGTCCCGTAACTGGGAGCGAGCCAGAACTCGGTTGCTGGCTGATCACATCAAGGGTCATGCTGATCGTCGTCTCTCAGACTCTGCTTCTCAGCTCTCTGTAAATGCTGGCTTCCTCTTCTCAAATATTTTGTCTGCCAGTccattcccctctccttcaGGCCAGATGAAAAATGCACAGCAAACCTCAAAGCAAACAATAACTCCAGATAAGAGTGTTTTGGGTTCCAATCTGAATATTGGTGCTGGCAATGAttcagagaagaaagatgacaatAGTGTTACAACAAAGGTCACTGTTGGTTCTCCACCTGGTGGTGTCTGTGCTAGAGTGGAGCTTCAAAATAAGAATGGGGTGGCAACTTCCATGGATCTTGGACACACACCTGTTAAAAGAGTAAGGCGTGTGCTGATGTTGACCACACCATCAAAGGCATGTTTGGGCACCAGCACTTCACCAGAAAGAGAGTATAACACACCTGGCAGCACTGGCACAGACTTCTCAGGATTTTCAACACCCATAAAGAAATCACTTCCCCTGATAGACAGAGAGCGTGGGTTTGAGGTTACTGAAACTCCTGCAACCGCCATGGTCACCGAACTTCATGACACAGAATATGCAGAAGTTCTTCATACCCCACAAAACAAGAAAGTCCAATTCACATTGAAGTTAAGTCCCAATGCCCCACAGACTCCAAAAAGAATAGGAACTCCCAAAGGTATCCTAAAAACTCCCAACAAAACTCCCTTGAAAAGTTCATATCACAGTCCAGTAATTAATAGCAAATGTGCTGGCTCTTGGAGAAGAGAGGATACAGCTGCTACCCCACACAAACGTGGTCCTCAGGAGGATGTGGTGCACACTAGCAACCCTGTGGTGAAAGTGGGAAATCTTGTGTCACATAGTGAACATGAATTGGAGTTGCTGTCTCCATCAAAAACTGTCAGACAACCTCTGGACTCAATGCAGCAAAGTCCTCCTCTTTCAGAATACTCCAAGATGTCTCTCAGATTAAGGAATAATCCACAGAAACCTTCCATGAGTCCAAAGAAGTCTAAAATAGTCCTTTAAAATTA TGCAAATCCTGGAACATTCTTTAGTGGTGATAGAAAACTAGCAAAGCGACTTGAGACTGTGGGTACTGATTATATAGCTGAGTGTGATGCCCCTGCCAGAGTAGCTGAAGTAGATGTATCTTTGTTGCCAGACATGTCTATAGAAGACATAAATCTAGTAAACTCTCTCATATTTGGAACTGTTGAAGTTTCAGAGTGTGAGATACCAGTATTGGAGGTAAGTGAGGACAGTTACCTATTGGAGCATCTTACCAGTCTGGATGATTCTGAGATTTgtgacagtgatgatggtggtaatgatgctcCTTTATCATCACCCAAACTTCCAGACCTAGAGGCTACAGTAGCCTTACACTCCACCACAGACACCCTGGATTTTGGATGCATGAGCCCAGTACTTCTCCCTACCCAGAGGGAGTGGTACTACCACAGGGCAGACAGTGGGGGTGGGATTGCCCAGATCACCAGTGAGGTGAGGGACTCTGAAACAAACTCTGCATTTTGTAATGTCAGCAGCCCAAAGGAGGTTTTGTCATGTCAAGATGTGCAAGACGTAGCCAATTACCCTGACTCTGCACATGATTTGTCTGAGGTCAATGGACCAGTACATAATGTGACTCAGTACTCAGGCTCCTCACATGATGCTGTTGCAGACACTGACTCCTCATGTGTGTCGGAGGACACTAATATTTCAGTTGATGTGGTTGTAGATATTGACTCCTCACAGGGTATGGCTGAGAACTGTAGCTCATTACAGTACGCTGAAGAAGAGGCTGGCTCCTTgcaacatgaggaggaggagactactTCCTCACAGGGTGTGGATGATACTGGTTCATCTCAGAGTATGGATGAAGGTTCTGCTTCAACACAGAGTATGGATGAAGATTCTGTTTCAACACATGGTGTGAATAAAGGTTCTGTTTCAACACAGGGTATGGATGAAGATACTAGCTTATCACAGAGTGTGGATGAGGACATTGGCTCCATACAAAGTGAAGATGTTACTGGATCCTCCAAGTGTGTGGATGAAAAAAGTGAACCTGAGAGTATACCTGTAAACTGGAAGTCCTCCCAGGATGTGGATGAGGATACTGGCTCCACACAAAGTGAGTATGTTACTTtctcttcccagtgtgtggaagaagaaagtggaTCTTCTGAGAGTATGGCTAAGAATAGAAAGTTTTCTCATGGTTTGGATGAGGATACTGGCTCCACACAAAGTGAGGATAAGGGCTCTGGCTCCTCCCAGGGTACAGAGGAAGATACTGACTCTTCCCAGGCCATGGATGAAGATGCACTCTGTTCCCAGAGTATGGGCTCTAGCTCTTCCCAGGGTACAGATGAAGGTACTGACTCTTCCCAGAATGTAGATAAGGACACTGGCCCAATACACACAACGGCAGAAGTGGCTCAAGATGCTGGGTTCTGTGATGTGCCTGAAGATAAAGATTCCTCAAAGAACTTGGAATATCTTGGTGATTCTTCTCATATTGTGGCTGAGTGTAAGGCCTCTTTCCACTCTGTGGCTGAGAGTGTTGGCTCAAATGGTGATGCTGCCCACACAGACTTTTCATATGATAGAGCAAAGAATAGAAACATAATTTCTGCATTAAATACAATTGAAGGTACTGATGATGTGTTCTCCATGGCTGAAGATAGGTATTCTGTGGTTGATGAGGCTGAAGCCAATTGTGTTTGTGCTAATTCTGAGGATGCCAAGTCCATGAGTTTTGTGAAACAGAGTGATGATCTTAGTTTGACCTTTGATGCCAGAGATGATGGGAGTTCATCtgcagaagaggaagactatCCTACATATTCAAAGTCAGATCTTAAAACTGTATCCTGCAATTTAGATGAACAACTGTCAGAACCACTAGTCAAAGAAAAAGTGATCAGGAGAACACCAAGAGtcaaatataatgaagaaagtTTATATACATCATCCAAGATGGTTCGTCCTACACATGAGAGAGCTGTGAAGAAATGCCAAAAAGGCAAAAGGAGTGTAAGTACTAATAGTGAGGAGGAACCAAATCAGACAGTCAATCAAGAAAATGTAAGTCGTAGAAGAGTACTTCGAAAAAGGATCAGGAGACAGGCTGCAGTGCAAGCACGTCGCAAACTTGCTGATTCCATACAGGAGATtagcagtgatgatggtgagagcCATGGATGGGGTCAGCagaatttgaagaaaagaatatttgaTATCTCAACTCCTGAAAAGATGAATGTTGGTGAGACAACTCTACCCCTAAAAAATGTTGAGAACTTGCCTTACTCATCAAACAAGTCAGGATATGTTGATACTGTTGCAAAAGACACAGAGTCAATACCAGCAACAAATGTACAAAATGCAGAGGAGCGAAGTGATATTTTAGAAGGTTATGTTGAGCAGGATCATAATTTTACTGCAGTTAATGACTTCACTCCAAAACTGTGCCAACACTCtgattctccctctcttcagaGCACCTCACTTCCCAGTGCTAGTAGTGCAAGGGCCAACAGAAGACAaccaggaaaacaaagaaagaaaagtaaaggggTGAAGTTGACTCTTACTCGCAGTGGGGATCAGTACCAAGTTACTAAGACGCAAATTTCCCAAGGTAGCTCAGACCCAAATTCTAGTGGTGATCTGGATTTAAATCTTAGCTGCTCTGATTTAAATGACAATTTGGACTCTTCAAAATCATCTGCTCCTGGCTCTTCAGGAAAGATCAGCAAGAAAAGGGAATCCTTTACACTGCTAACACCCCACAGATTCACTCGTCACATGTCCCGAGACATTAGTTTATCACCAGATGTTTACCAACAATTAATTACTCTTTCTCCTCAGAGGCTTGGCAAGAAAGCCCAAATAGACAGTAACGTGAGTAAGGGAAAGGACTGCAATAATTCTGTGGATCAACCCATGTATGCTTCCACTCCGAGGGATTCTGAAAAGTCTGAGGAGTGGATAGTACACAACAGGAGTGACTCTCCTTCTACAAAGACTTTTGTTCGCAGACTAAAACGGAAACATCAGATTATTGCTTCGCCTCGTGTGAAATTGCCTCGCATGCAACAAACCGATTCCATTGgtcaacaagaaaaacaggaagccGAATCCACAGAGGACAAGTCTCCACTCTTCTTGAGGAAAAGACGAACAAATTACTCAAACCCGTCCATTCAGAGTTTGTTACATTTGTCCTCGGATAAGATTCTGTTGGACCAGAGTCCTAACCTCAGAAAAGATTCTCCtaataagaaacaggaaaattgtATATCTGAAGAATCTTTAGCATCACCACCTTCAAATAATGTGAAGTTGCGCTCTAGCAGAAGGCTCCTTTATTCTTCTGTACAGTAA